In the Chroococcidiopsis sp. SAG 2025 genome, one interval contains:
- a CDS encoding UPF0175 family protein has product MSVVISDEILQASGLTLDEFRQEIALHLFQIGRLSLGYASQLADMKPSAFRQFLKQRNIPLYSYDVDDFELDLKNLRELGRL; this is encoded by the coding sequence ATGAGTGTTGTAATTTCAGACGAAATCCTTCAAGCATCTGGATTGACTCTAGATGAATTTCGTCAAGAAATTGCCCTGCACCTGTTTCAAATAGGTCGTTTAAGCTTGGGTTACGCTAGCCAGCTTGCGGATATGAAACCTAGTGCCTTTCGCCAATTCCTCAAGCAGCGAAATATTCCGCTCTACTCTTATGATGTTGATGACTTTGAACTCGATCTGAAAAATCTGAGAGAATTGGGTCGGCTGTGA